In one Kitasatospora cineracea genomic region, the following are encoded:
- a CDS encoding FAD-dependent oxidoreductase, translating to MTTTHHPLAVLGGGLGGLLLARVLHVHGIPAAVFDLEPGPEARTQGGMLDIHHDSGQPALAAAGLTEGFRAIVHPGGQALRLLGPDATVHLAEPDDGTGGRPEVDRGDLRDLLLGSLPAGTVHWGRKAVAVEPLGGGRHRVEFADGSAVTTDLLVGADGAWSRVRPLLSAARPAYTGVSFVEADLHDAARRHPGAAALVGGGMFMALGDGRGFLGHLESDGSIHVYAALRTGEDWPPAAGPDGSAHPAALRDAALAAFADWADPLRALLADADGELTLRRIHALPVGHRWERVPGVTLLGDAAHLMSPFAGEGANLAMQDGAELALALAARPDDPEAALHAYEQDMFTRAGASAAESAASLELMFGPDPVAGLLEVFTGAR from the coding sequence ATGACCACCACCCACCACCCCCTGGCCGTCCTCGGCGGCGGTCTCGGCGGCTTGCTGCTGGCCCGCGTCCTGCACGTCCACGGCATCCCCGCCGCCGTCTTCGACCTGGAACCGGGCCCCGAGGCCCGCACCCAGGGCGGCATGCTCGACATCCACCACGACTCCGGCCAGCCCGCCCTCGCGGCCGCCGGCCTGACCGAGGGCTTCCGGGCGATCGTCCACCCCGGCGGCCAGGCGCTGCGGCTGCTCGGCCCCGACGCCACCGTGCACCTGGCCGAGCCGGACGACGGCACCGGCGGTCGTCCCGAGGTCGACCGCGGCGACCTGCGCGACCTGCTGCTCGGCTCGCTGCCCGCGGGCACCGTGCACTGGGGCCGCAAGGCCGTCGCGGTCGAGCCGCTCGGCGGCGGCCGCCACCGGGTCGAGTTCGCCGACGGCAGCGCGGTCACCACCGACCTGCTGGTCGGCGCGGACGGCGCCTGGTCCAGGGTCCGCCCGCTGCTCTCCGCGGCCCGGCCCGCCTACACCGGCGTCTCCTTCGTCGAGGCCGACCTGCACGACGCCGCCCGCCGTCACCCCGGCGCCGCCGCACTGGTCGGCGGCGGGATGTTCATGGCGCTCGGCGACGGGCGCGGCTTCCTCGGCCACCTGGAGTCCGACGGCAGCATCCACGTCTACGCGGCCCTGCGCACCGGCGAGGACTGGCCGCCCGCCGCGGGGCCGGACGGGTCGGCCCACCCGGCCGCGCTCCGGGACGCCGCGCTGGCCGCCTTCGCCGACTGGGCCGACCCGCTGCGTGCCCTGCTGGCCGACGCCGACGGCGAGTTGACGCTGCGCCGGATCCACGCGCTGCCGGTCGGCCACCGCTGGGAGCGCGTCCCCGGCGTGACGCTGCTCGGCGACGCCGCCCACCTGATGTCCCCGTTCGCCGGGGAGGGCGCCAACCTGGCCATGCAGGACGGCGCCGAGCTCGCCCTCGCGCTGGCCGCCCGCCCCGACGACCCGGAGGCCGCCCTGCACGCCTACGAGCAGGACATGTTCACCCGGGCCGGGGCCTCCGCCGCGGAGTCCGCCGCCAGCCTGGAGCTGATGTTCGGGCCCGACCCGGTCGCCGGGCTGCTCGAGGTGTTCACCGGCGCCCGCTGA
- a CDS encoding TetR/AcrR family transcriptional regulator has translation MDDRTAAPAPRSRRERPAKPALTQAGIVAAAVRLMEAEGLPRVTMRRLAQELDTGPASLYVYVANTAELHAAILEHHLGTVDLTAAADPGRDWRERIAAVLESYTAVLFEHPALAHSALLARPAGPHYLALVEALLGLLDEGGVPAGQAAWGVDTLLQVATATAAEHSARTGAEAEAEHGAMVRALREADPARYPKVAATAGELVSGRPAERLAWTFRMLVNGVAATAR, from the coding sequence ATGGACGACCGTACCGCCGCCCCCGCCCCGCGCAGCCGCCGCGAGCGGCCCGCCAAGCCCGCGCTCACCCAGGCCGGCATCGTGGCGGCGGCCGTCCGGCTGATGGAGGCCGAGGGGCTGCCGCGGGTGACCATGCGGCGCCTCGCCCAGGAGCTCGACACCGGCCCGGCCTCGCTGTACGTGTACGTGGCCAACACCGCCGAACTGCACGCCGCGATCCTGGAGCACCACCTCGGCACGGTCGACCTGACCGCCGCCGCCGACCCCGGCCGGGACTGGCGGGAGCGGATCGCCGCGGTGCTGGAGTCCTACACCGCCGTGCTGTTCGAGCACCCGGCGCTGGCCCACTCCGCGCTGCTCGCCCGCCCCGCCGGGCCGCACTACCTGGCGCTGGTGGAGGCCCTGCTCGGCCTGCTCGACGAGGGCGGCGTCCCGGCCGGGCAGGCCGCCTGGGGCGTGGACACGCTGCTCCAGGTGGCCACCGCCACCGCCGCCGAGCACTCCGCCCGCACCGGCGCGGAGGCCGAGGCCGAGCACGGCGCGATGGTGCGCGCCCTGCGGGAGGCCGACCCGGCCCGCTACCCGAAGGTGGCCGCGACCGCCGGGGAACTGGTCTCCGGCCGTCCCGCCGAACGCCTGGCCTGGACGTTCCGGATGCTGGTCAACGGGGTGGCCGCCACCGCCCGCTGA